A stretch of the Vigna radiata var. radiata cultivar VC1973A chromosome 9, Vradiata_ver6, whole genome shotgun sequence genome encodes the following:
- the LOC111242513 gene encoding uncharacterized protein LOC111242513: protein MADNGDKSNNKGKRVLSLYDLNSNDNPENIITQVQLRGENYEEWARAMRTSLRARRKWSFVEGTVERPKEGTTELEDWWTIQSMLISWILNTIEPSLRSTISYAENVKDLWNDIKERF from the coding sequence ATGGCTGACAATGGAGATAAGTCTAATAATAAAGGGAAACGTGTGCTTTCCCTTTATGATCTCAATTCCAATGATAATCCAGAAAACATCATCACTCAAGTTCAATTGCGAGGCGAGAATTACGAGGAATGGGCTCGTGCCATGCGAACCTCCTTGCGTGCTAGAAGAAAGTGGAGTTTCGTTGAAGGCACGGTTGAACGGCCAAAAGAAGGGACAACAGAACTTGAGGATTGGTGGACAATCCAATCTATGTTGATTTCATGGATTCTCAATACCATAGAGCCAAGCCTGCGATCTACGATTTCATACGCGGAGAATGTGAAGGACCTGTGGAATGATATCAAGGAAAGATTCTGA
- the LOC106774009 gene encoding uncharacterized protein LOC106774009 — translation MNIVAYYGKLKILWDELANYEQIPVCTCTGCTCDIPTKLEKRREEGKVHQFLMGLDDAIYGTVRSSLLTSDPLPSLNRVYSIIIQEERVRTITRSQEERGEIVGLVAHAKGRNRGETKEKSQICRNCGRTGHDVNACFQLIGYPEWWGDRPKSDGKASGKSKMVQRGREIGVKANVAQTSTNGGSTRLVTDADKAGLTGLTSDQWQKLMDILNKVDPNEKMTGPNFEDADWCG, via the exons ATGAACATAGTTGCATACTACGGAAAGTTGAAAATCTTGTGGGATGAATTGGCTAACTATGAGCAAATACCAGTATGCACATGTACTGGTTGCACTTGTGATATACCCACTAAGCTGGAAAAGCggagagaagaaggaaaagtgcaTCAATTCCTTATGGGCCTGGATGATGCCATATATGGAACCGTGCGCTCAAGTTTGCTCACAAGCGATCCTTTGCCCTCCTTGAATCGGGTATACTCGATTATAATTCAAGAAGAACGTGTCAGAACAATAACTAGATCACAGGAGGAAAGGGGTGAGATTGTGGGACTTGTGGCACATGCTAAAGGAAGAAATCGCGGGgagaccaaagaaaaatctcAGATTTGCAGAAATTGCGGCAGAACAGGACATGATGTCAATGCTTGCTTCCAATTGATCGGATACCCCGAGTGGTGGGGGGATAGGCCAAAAAGCGACGGGAAAGCTAGTGGGAAGAGTAAGATGGTGCAGCGAGGAAGAGAAATAGGTGTGAAAGCCAATGTTGCACAAACAAGTACAAACGGTGGTTCAACTAGACTTGTAACAGATGCAGACAAGGCTGGTCTCACTGGATTGACTTCTGATCAATGGCAAAAGTTGATGGACATACTGAACAAGGTGGACCCTAATGAAAAGATGACAG GACCGAACTTCGAGGATGCTGATTGGTGCGGGTAA